The stretch of DNA tatttggTGTCCTCAGGATTTGACAGTACAATGTGGTGGTGTGGGAAGAGCCAACTTTTGGCCACTGGCCCTCAGGGCTACCTCTTTCCCACACCTGACGCCACCTTGTATTGCGAGGGGCACCATGTGCATGTACATGGACCTCTCTGCCTACGCATCCCCATTCCGTCCACAGCCTCCTGCGAATAGCCACCCCTTGGCCACCTTTTGTGTCTAAGGATGTGTATGTGGGTATTATGGTCTACCCCTGGGTGGGCAAACCCAGGGAAGAGGTCCATTTGGGCCCTAGAAATGGGATTGGGGTCCTCTGGGCAGGGAATTCCTGGGTATCTGGAGTGTGGTCCAGAAAAGGATTGGCAGTGTGGGTATAGGAGGCTTGGATACCTCACTCCATGGAACACAGCCGGAACAGGACCAGAATGGAACCTCTCAAAGCACAGGGCCCAAGGTAGGGGCCACCAATATAATGATGTTTTGTCAGTCTATaagctccaggaaggcaggaCTGGTATCAGTCTGATTTACTGAGGTCTACttaatgcttagcacagtgcctgcgcTGGAGTAGGTGTTTAACAATAGTCGTCAAATGAGAATGTAAGAGGTAGGTCTTGAAGAGAGGTGAGGATTTGGATCCATCACTGAAGATCTTAGACACCAAAAACCAGAACTAGGAATGAGAATACATCTTCCAGGGCTCCAGAAATGGCTGCAGGACAGAGGAGACAGTGACAGCATCCCAGATTACCggctctgtctcttctcttgtccttcctctttgttttctcctcCACCGCTCCAGGCCCTTTGCCTGGTTGGCCCTGTTTCTCTCAATCTGTATCTTTCTACCTTTTGGTCTTTTGGCCACTGCTCTTCATTTGTGACCTGATCATCTACCTGTTTGTgcttctgtatttgttttatttcttggtcCTCAATCatattttcctttgattcttTCTTCTACTACCTTTGCTCTTCTAGTCCTTTGCTCCCATCATTTGTTACTCTTAGTCCTTCCTTGGCCTCCTCCCAGAagctttcctctcccttttagTTCCCCATGGCCCTCTGCCCATCTCTTCCGTGTGCCTATGTCCCCTCATCTCCCTCAGTCCAGATCCCTGGGGAGCCCCTgacttgttctgctctctgtccCAGGTCTGTACCCACTGCCTCCTGGGTTAAGtatttctgtctcccttcctctgttctgTCATTCCTAGAGTCCACCtgccttcatctttttcatccccacttttttttttaagcttttatttatttttccgaaagaggggaagggtgggagaaagagagggttagaaacatcaatatgtggctacCTCTtaggtgccccctactggggacctggtctgcaacctagacatgtgccgggaccaggaattgaacctcgaccccctggtttgcaggctggcacccaatccactgagccacaccagccagggcttcatctcCATGTTTTTTGTCCCCAGATGTCCTTGAGCCAGTTAGTGTCAGCATGcatcccttcctttccccacagAGGGCCCATTAACCACCTCCTGGGTCCCTAATGGTGGCCACAGCCTCCCCTTTCCTTGTCCTTCATCCTTTTCCCTAGCCCAGCCCTCAGTTCCCAGACTCCTTTCCCTGGTCGGTGGCACCTGGGCTGAGCCCCCAGCAGCTCAGCCTGCCTGAGTGTATTTAGTCTGGCTCCGTTAGCCCATTAGTAGCTTagccctcccacctctcctctgagcCCTCCAGTAAACAAGAGGATCAGTGCAGACCTGacagctgctgggggtggggagtggggcaaGTGTCTGGCCAGGACAGAGCAGGCATAAAAAAGGGGGGCTACATTCAGCCCTTCTTATTCCTTCTTCAACCAGGGAAATTCTGGGGTCTCTTTCTTGCCATAGAGCCACATACCATGGGCATGTGTATGGGGTTCTCTGTCTCTACGATCCCTACTCCCATTCTGTGGCTTAGTTGTCAGGCCCTGGGCTTTTTGGGTCTTCTACAAAACAGCACTAGATCCAGGCAATGGCACTGGGAAGCCTTTCTTCTTGAAAAATGGTCATGGTCTCTGTGCCACAAAATGGGGGCCAGGTGTGGGAAGAGAAAGTTGTCATCTGATCTAAGTCTTCTTATATGCATGTAGAGAACGTGGCAGGGGAGACCACACACAAACAGTCACGCACCAAGGGAAGCTGAGTTCATTGTATGCATTCTgtaggccagtggttctcaaacttttgtGTTCATCAGAATTGCCCAGAGTgcttattaaaacacagatatgtattttttggctccatccccagagtttctgattcagcagattTGAGGCGAGGTGAGAGAATTTGgattctaacaagctcccaggtgatgctgctgatctggggaccacactttcaGAACCACTGTCTTAAATCATATGAATCTCCCACCTGTTCACCTAAGGCTggattacttttaattttaattttaaaaaagattttatttctttgtttttagagacaggggaagagagggagaaagagaggggaaagagagagagagagaaacatggtgtgtgagagatacatcgatcagttgcctttctcatgctcccgactggggacctgacacgccaggcctgtgtcctgactgggaatcaaacccgcagcctttcagttcacaggctggcactcaatccactgaaccactccagccagggcattttttttttagattttatttatttatttaggttaatttttataaatgttgatCATTGGGGCTGATGGACACCCATATCTCTCTCTGGGCTGGGAAAGAGCATCTGTTAACTCCATGGGAGGGTTTGGGAGTCCTCAGAAGGCAACGAATAGCCCTTAGCTCTTGGAGTTCTGTTCCAATCCAGACCCTATTTAAACAGCTTCAGACAGGTTTAAACATCTCCCTGGCTAATTCCTAGTATCCCTGTTTCAACTTCTGCTCAGGGATGATAGCTCTAAGAGGTGTTAGGGGATTAGGCTGAAAATGTAGGTCACCCACCAGCCGTCTGGGAACCAAGACGaatgagaggggaagagagtgggaCAGAGATATACACAggcaagagaggagaggaagcagagggcATATGAGGGCATTTACAAAAGTCTCAGATGGATTGGTGATCATTAGATCCCAGTGTCTCACGGTGGCCTAGAAGGAAAggatttccctttctcccttttcctgctccttctcctACGCTGGGAGGCCTGTCCTGAGGCTCGATCAGCATGACTGGGAGAGACTGAGATTGGATGGTCAAGTCCTGGAGATTCCTCATGGAGAAGATGGCTTCTCTTTCTGTTGTGATAGCTATTAGGATCATGAGGCCAGATACAgtgggggtgaggcagggggCAGAAATGTGAGGATTCCTGAAAGCAGGGGACACACAACAGCTCAGGTGAGAGTGGGTTTGAGAGAGCTTGTACTCCCCAGAAACAGTGACAAGGGGCTGCAGAGCCTGGGAGTGTGAGGGCCCTGGGAGCTTGTCTGGCTCTCTCTTCGGCCCCACACTTTCAGTCACCAAGTGCTGAGGGCTGTGTTCACATGAGGGTGGTTGTCTGTACCAGGGATCTGAGTACTTGTGAGTCAGGCCATCAGTGAGGAGCTTTGTCGGGGAAGatgtcttcttcccttccttgagAAGGGGCATACTTGTCTTCTCCTcttgtccccccccaccccaccccgaggcCAATGAGATAGGCAAATGATCCCCTTACCTCATTGGCTGAAGGCCTAAGGACCACAGATGATCTCAGAGAGCTATCCCTTTAAGAGTGCCCTGTGGGCTCTGTGCCCACAGCCCCCCGGTTCTGAGCTTGAAGGCACCAAGCTCAATGGGGCCTTCAGCCTTTGGGGAAGCTGTGCCTGCCTGGCTCTGACTCTCTGCTATCCCTTAAGTGAGTACGCCCTGGGCCTTCCTGGGTGCTGGGCCTCTAACCTAGAGCCCCCCTTCCCCAAAACCAGCCGTCTGCTCTCTGTTGTCTGTTTTCGGGAATCCTCACtcttctgtcccctgccccactcccacctgTACTGGCTTTATATCCCTCACTGCTCTCACATCAGAAAGATAAACAAGCCTCTCACTTATCTCTTCATCTAATTCTGTATGGACACCTCTCAGAGTCTCACCATCTTCTCTCTGCCAAGGACCAGTCCCTTCAATCTGTGTCTTTGTTCCTATCTCCCCTGCCTCACAAAGGTGAGGAGTTTAATAGATAGGGCAACAACCCTTCCCTGGGACAGGAAGAGAGGCCTtgtccttcctcctgcctcttcgGACAGAGCCTGGGGGTCTGAGATGTGGTTGGAAAGGGGGATACCTAGGTTTGGGCATCAAGATAGAGCCAAACTCTAAGCTTTGGGGATGAGCACTCCCTGCTTTGTCCCTCCTGGGGCTTCGGGTGCAGCTGCTGGAACTGAGACCGGAGCTAGGGTTTGGGACTTCCAGGCTGGGAAGACTCTCTGAGGTCATCTAGCCAGAGATTCCTCAGGTGAGTCCATGCTCCATGGTTGATAACAGGGAGGAGAGTTCCTGGGGATGGAAGTTTGAGTTTGGTACGCTCTGTGTTGAAGTTGAACAGATAATTTACTGAAGGACTTCTTAGATCAATAGGCTGCTGTGTTTTGTGAATGTGcaagaggtggggatgggaggcaGCATTTCTCAAAGTTTTCTGAGCACACACACCTTTCCTCGGGTGTTTCTCACTTAGTGTTTCACAGATCACTCTTTGGAGAATGATAAAGTCTAACTCCCTTCATCAAACAGAAGGGGAAATGGGGGACAGAAAGGGGGAGGTGATCTGCTTAAGGTCAGACAACATAGGGGGTTCTGAATGGAAGGAGGAAAACCCACCCTGGACGGTTTCCTGTGGAGAGGTTGACCTTGAGGAAAGGAGGTCACCACTCAGTCCTGATCTTTTTAAAACTGATTCTAggatctttcttttttccttgcaaAGTCTCTCACTCCTATAAAAGGATTCATTGGTTGATAACTATAGAACAGATGTGCAGTAAGGATCTTCTATATGCAAGGCATTGTCTTGGGTgctctgagagacagagaggtatAATAGCATGTTATCCTTAgacatatattaaaattcataGCATACATTCTTCCCATTGtccaaaaatatacacattctcTGTCACAgttaattaaacaaaattttttaattgcttggAAATGGAATGATGCCTCTTGAGATGACAGAGCATCTCAGGGTGTTCCAGCATTAGAGTTGGAACACTGCCATATTCCCCCTGTTTTTCATAGATCTGAGGCACCAGTGGGACCAGAGGCTCTGCTATCCTCTTCCTCACTCAGGCTTTTAAGCTGCTTGCCCCCAGTCAAGAGCCCCCACCGCCTGAAAAATTGGCCCCCAGCCTGGAGGTGATGTGCAGGAAATAGGGCTGCACCAACACTCCAGCTTTCCAGAATTGGGGCTCCAGGGCACTTGGGCTTTGGGGGAGCAGGTGTGGTGAAGAAGGCTGGCAGGCGGCCTCCAGGGCTCCAAGTATCCTCTTTTTTTGCAGGTGTGTCCCTCCCGACCCAGCCCCAGAATGGCACTGCCTCCCAGCCCCTTGGCCATGGAATATGTCAATGACTTTGACTTAATGAAGTTTGAGGTAAAGCGAGAACCTTCAGAGGGGCCATGTGGCCCCCTCACAGCCTCACTGGGCTCCACTCCTTACAGCTCAGTGCCTCCTTCACCCACCTTCAGTGAGCCGGGCATGGTGGGGGCCACTGAGGGATCCCGGCCAGGCCTTGAGGAGCTGTACTGGATGGCcaccctgcagcagcagctgggggctggggaggccctggggctgaGTCCTGAGGAGGCAGTGGAGCTGCTGCAGAGTCAGAGCCCAGCCCCTGTTGAGGGGCCCCATAGCTACTAtccagggagcccagaggagaCAGGAGGCCAGCATATCCAGGTGAGTAATCAGTGAGCTGGTCTGAGAGGAGGCAGGGTGAGGGAAAGAGTTCCTGGACgggaagagacagagagcaggaaaagggaagaagggtCCTTGAAAGAAATCATATAGAGAAAACAACATTCTACTCcgtcccctcctttttttttttttttaaatggagagaaATGAGCATGCTAACCCAGGAGTAGCATACTCCTAGGATGCAGGAGTAGCATCCAAGAGGAAGAAGGctagaagaggaaagaaaaaggagagttgAGAATTAAAAAGCGTAGGGGAGCAGGCCATGATGGGGAGGTAAATAGATTCGCCATGCGTGGGAAACAGGGAAAGAGTTGTGCATGGATAGAGTGGAGTTAAAACTGTGGGAACGATAATGAGGTTGGCCTTTTGAAGACTTCGTGCTTCTCCAGCCCCCAACCTTCTCAGAAAGGATTGGGATTCATCCTATTAATTACAGACACAGATGGGGGTGTTGAAGGCATTAGGATGTAATCCAAATCCTTTGAGGGTCACAGGGTTGCAGCTTTCAGGACAGGAGAGCCAGGTGCGTTGGAAAAGCGGGGTTTATATAGGCGCTGGTCCACTGGAGACATTTGGGTCAGGAGCGGGGTGCTAATTGACCACTGGGGTCGCGCGTAGTTCAGGTGCGGGACTAGCTCTCGGGACAGTGGGAGGTGGGCGGGTCCTGCAGCACTGGGCGAGTCCAGAGGGGCGCGAGTCCCACGGCAAAGGCCCAGGGGGACCCGAAAGTGTTGAAACCTGGGGCGGGGTCGGGACAGGGAGATGGAGTCAGGGGAAAAGTGAGCGTTCCAGGGAAGTGGAGAGCCGGAGGCGGGGCTCTCTActtcccagggggcggggccagcctgACTGGAAACCCGAATGAGGAGCTAGGCAGGACGCTGTCCTGACCAGGTCTCTATCTGCTTCATCTGCAGCTGGCGGAGCGTTTTTCCGACGCCGCGCTGGTGTCGATGTCTGTGCGGGAGTTAAACCGACAGCTTCGGGGCTGCGGGCGCGACGAGGCGCTGCGGCTGAAGCAGAGGCGCCGCACGCTGAAGAACCGTGGGTACGCGCAGGCCTGTCGCTCCAAGAGGTTGCAGCAGCGGCGCGGGCTGGAGGCAGAGCGCGCCCGCCTGGCCGCCCAGCTGGACGCGCTGCGGGCCGAGGTGGCCCGCCTGGCCAGGGAGCGTGACCTCTACAAGGCTCGTTGTGACAGGCTGTCCTCCAGCGGTCCTGGGTCCGGGGACCACTCCCACTTCTTCATCTGAGCCACTGGGGGCCGCGGAGTGGTGGAAGAGGTGGGTGGGAGGCACCATCCGGGAGGCAGCTGTACCATTCACTGGATGGTTACTGAGCACCTTCTGGTGCCAGACACTCCTTTGTATGACCACAGCAATATTCCCAAACTTCCTGGACCCTCAAGGCATGCTCCGAAGTTAGGTGATGGTCATTTTCTGGGAGAGGGTTTCCAGCCCCTCCGGCAAGCCATGCACAGAAACCCGCCACCTTCTGCCCACATCCACATGACTAGGATACTGAGATCTGCAGGAgccagtgccaggcactgtttgtgtgtgtgtgtgggtgggggggcgtggATGATGGCTTGGTGACAGtgtgtgggaggtgagggagtgGTGCAGCTTCCCCCTCAGTTTAGATTTTAATTCAAGGCTTTCAACCTGTAGCACAATAAGCAATAAGGCTGTATTTTCATTCTGTAACCTCCCCACTTAGGACTATTGCATTTTCAAGATTTTAATTTCCAATAACTAGGAAATTTATCCAAGAGGCTTTCCTTCTCTGCCCAACCCAGTGGCCTCTGGGGCCCAGAGTTGCAAAGGCCTGAGGAGCTCTGGGGGTGGTTAGTGTGGGCTGGGAGAGAACCGTGGGCAGGAGTCTGGAGACCTGGGGgctagtcccagctctgccacaagATACCTCTGTAATCTTGAGCAAATTGTTTGCTCCCTGGGTCTTGGTTACCTCATCTAAACCTCATTTGGATTGGATGATTTCTGACACCTCTCCAGTTTTGGCATCTCGTTAGTGTGGGAGTCCAATGATCTCCCCAAGACAACCTCACCAAAGGGAGTTCCTGTCCTGCTCCAGCTTCCTGGCTGCAGCCTTGGCAGTGGATGAGTCCAGGCTGCCTTGGCCTCCAGATCTGCATAAGGTGATCCTGCTATCTCCTGCCTTTCTGAGGCTGAGGCGAGACTTTCCCCAGCATGACAAGGAGCTGAGAGAACACAGCTTTTGTGAATTAAACTTGAAGTCTGGGCAGAACTTTATGCTATTGGCTAATGTTTTTGCAATTTAAGAGGTGTTCATTTTTTATCCTTGCTCcagacttgtgtgtgtgtgtgtgtgagagagagagagagagagagagagaaactgggaAGCCCCCTAACTGGGTTGAGTGGTGCCTTTCAGTTCTGAAGGCCTAATGAaaatggggtggaggggtggagattGGGCCAGATGGagactccccctcccaccaccactggACAGAAGCCCAGGAGCATCAGTGACAGGGCCAGGCCTGTTTATAGCTATCCTGAGGCCTTACAGTTGCCATGGTAATCCAGCCCTCTGCTTCAGCAGCCTatggtgggagtgggtggggaatCTGGGTAGATCAGAGGCATTGAACTGGGAGCAGCAACCTCATCAGGTACTCTAAGGGACATAATAAATGGGAGAATCAATCGGGTGTGGGAGAAGAGGCTCCCAtatgtctctcttcctttctggcCCCTCTATCCACCCCCTCTCCAGCTGCTTCTTCCCATTCCAGTTcttgtcccttccttcccctcctctagCCCAGGCTTGTCCCTCCTCCACTCAGGAGCCTGCAGTGGGAGGCCTCTCTTCCATCGCCCCCACCCTCAAGgagttctttcccttcccctttccttttcccaccaCTGGCTATTGGCCATTGGCTATTGACTACTGGCTACTCACTCTTGCTGTGGCTGGCTCCTGGCACCTTTAGCCTCTCCTCCTGCATCCCCTTCCACACACATTATTGAAGGGAGAGGCTGGGACAGGGAGGGTCCCTTTAGGAGCCCAGTTCTTCCTTCACTCTGGATCTCACAAGGGTCTCATCTGCTCTTTGGAGCTGCAAGTCAGACCCACTACTGTTCTTGCACACTTTACTTGATGGAGGCTGAGGCATACACACACAGGTAGAGACACCCATCCACAGGTCATGCACTCATACACACAATCAGGCCACAGATAAATATTGGGTCACAAGATGATGGTCACACAGATACATCCCACACAGAAGTAGCATGAAGTTCCAGGCCTACCGCTTCTTCTTTAGCCAAACAGTATGTGCTGCTATTAATGTTATTAAGAGTACACAGCTGGACTTCCTGAACCACTAAGGCCACACCCATGGAGAATCAGGGATGTGcagtgcacaaacacacacacacatttacacaccAGGAAAACCAGGCAGCTCGGACCTCAAATGCCCCCTTTGTATTCACAATTCACTAGCAGACCTGCTGCCCTCCTTCAGTCCCCACACACTCCTTCTGGGCCCCACTCCACAGCTGTGTGGGGGCTGGAGTTCAGCCCCTGGGCACTCAGCTGAGCTTCTCTGGAGACAGCTGTAAAAAGGCATTAGCCTGCCCCCTTGACAGCCCCTTATTATGTCCCCCACCCAGTGATTAACCCCCATGGTGCCTGGGCCCCCCGGGGTTGGGAGATGAGGATCAGGGTTCCTCAGATCTCACTGGTAAATAGTTGGGGTAAAACTAGAGGCATCTGGCTGTCTGATGAGCTCTGGCCCAGTTTTTGAAAGGTGCTGGTCTTCATTTCTTAATGGTGTTTGTGGGAACTACAGGCGGTTCAATGGGCATCTGAGACATAATGGCTAGAGGCTGAGGTGCTAGGAGTGGTTCCCTTTATTAATGGCCAGAAAGTCAGGATCACTGAAGAGTCATTGAGGGGCCACTAGGCTGACAGCTATGGGGCCTGGAGAGATGGGGCAGGGTTCTCCACTGGCTTCCAGGATTCAGGGGGCACAGCTGATCCAAGAGGGAGAGGCAATGATCACTGGAGTCACAAGGGTCAGGACAGGCACCTGGGAGAGGGTGGGATAGTCATAAGCATCCCCCTCTATACCACGCCCGGCCAAAACGGGCTCCACCAAGCTCCAGCTTGCACCCCCTAGTGTCCATACCTTTGGGCCCCCAGGACTCACTGAGAGGCTGAGGGAGTGTCAGTCCGCTGGGAAGAAGTCACGGGCTAGGGCTGGGGGTCGTGGCCGGTGTGCAGGGCCTGGGCACTCCAGGGCTGatgccttggctggcgtagtACTCCACCACCTGCCGGGGCACTTCAGCCAGGACGCACTTAGCCAGCGCAGAGGGTGCGGCCTGCAAGGGGGGTCGTGGACGGGGTTAGGAGCCTGAGTGCAAGGGGCGGGGTCAGATGGGCGTGGCTTCGGAATGGCCAGCTGGGCTCCAGCGTCCTTCTCAGGACACCCACTCAGTGGGAGAAGCAGGTCAGATTTAGGGATATGAGGAGCTGAGGAGCCCTGTTGGGTGAGGGCATAGGGTCTTACATCCTTGAAGTCCCGGAAGGGCACGAACTGGACGATGTCTCGCGCCGCAGGCACCCCTCGGGGGCAGCGCAAGGGGCCATCGTCACCATCTAGCAGGCGCATGTCGGTGAAGTCGGCATTGCCCACGCCTACGATGATGATGGACATGGGCAGGCGGGAAGCGCGCACGATGGCAGTGCGGGTCTCAGCCATGTCACTCACCACGCCGTCTGTGAGCACCAGCAGCACTGAGTATTTCTGAGGGcaggtggagagaaggaagggtaGGCTTTGTGTGCAAGGGCCTTGGCACCTGCCCcaagcccaggccctggccctggcctcacTCGAGGACCCCTGGGCAGAACCCGGTTGCCTGCTTCCTCTCCTCACCGTGGCTTGGCCAGTGCTCTGCTCCCGCTGGGCTGGCCCTGCTACGCGGTTGATGATGGGGGCCACGTTGGTGGGGCCATAGAGCTGGATCTGGGGCAGGCATCGACGGTAGGCGGCGATGACCCCTGAGATCTCTGTGGGCAGAAGTGAGGCTGTCAGAGGTTAGCAGAGAGCCCTTCCGGCACCCCTTAAAGCAAGGAGGTGTCCTGCCCCATCCCCCACTAGTTCCTCAGTAAGTAGGAGGGTTGGATGGTCCAGGCACCGGGGCCGTTGGATGCTAGATGCTGGGCCAGGGTCTAGAAGTCTTACCAAAGGAAGACAGGCCCTGGATCGGtaaagggggagggagatgggcCCGTGGGAATCCAGCCTGTGTTCTGGCATGGGGTGCAGGGAGTGTGCAGTAAGCTGTATGGAGGGGTGGAGGGCTGGGGGAATTGGGCAGAAGAAGTCAGGCTGCTGGTGGGAACCTTCTCTCTTACCTTCACATTCAGGATTTTCAGGCTCAAAGTTGATAGCAAAGTCATGGGACACCTGTGAGGATAAGGTGAGAACAGCAAGGAGATCGCTCCTTTCTGTCTCACTCCCCCAGTCTCACTCCCCCACTGGCTCCTCCCCTCTCTTGGCACCCAGCCTACCTCGAAGTTGGGAGGGATTCGAGCCCCAAAGCCAAACGCTGGGAACCGCTTATcactggggagaaggaaaggctGTAGGGCCTACTGGGCAAGGcctccctgcctgtctccccatccctgccccccacctctacCTGTCATAGTCTTGGCAGATGCCTCCCACTGCACGCAGGGCCTGCAGGTAGTGGTTGGGCTGGCGGGGGCTGAGGCAGTGTAGGGACTGGCTGCTCCTTGGGTCCCCATTGGAGGCTGTGAAGTCAATGGCCACCTGGTGGTGATGGGAAAAGGGACTTGTTCCATCCTTGAGAGCCAACAGGGAGGCTAGGCCAGAGCTAGTGTCTGTAGGGGACTGAGGTAAATCTGGGCAAGCCCACGGGGAGCATCCTCATGGAGGGGCGGTGAGGGAGTACAAGGTGACAATACTAAGGTCATGAGGGTCCTAAGTAGGGCAGAGAGGATTCTGGGCTCCTTCTGTTCACTATGAGCTTAGCCGCCCCTCTTGCCTAtgtccccacccctgggcctttACCGTGAAGCTGATCTGGCAGCCACCCATGATGTAATCCAGGAAGGTGTGTACCTTTTCCACCTGGTGGAAGCAGGAGAGGTAAGGTGAAGGGATGGTCCTTTAAGGAGGGAGCTAGGTGGGGCTCTGTGGGGGAAGTGGAGGAACTAGAGTTTTTGAGGTTGAAGTTGGCGGTGGTATAGGACTAGGGCTTTCAGTTCCCAGAGGCAAGGGAAGAGCTGAATGTGAGCTTGCAGTGGGGctcaggcctggggcagggctggaggccgGCACCGGGATTTACCGTGCACTGGGCCAGCACTATGGTCCCCGAGCTCTTGTAGTTCCTCTTCTTGTCCCGATACTTGGGGTTGATGCAGTCCCACTGCCTCTAGACCCCACATACCCCAAAAGCCCAGGTCACAGTTCCATCAGGCGACCCCTCATTCCCCTTCCAGCAGAGCCACCCAGAGCAAGGCCTCCATGGCCCATTCCTTAGTCTGAGCCTGGGGGCTTTCTGCACTCTGCAACTCCCATCGCATACAGTGGCCTCTTCAGTGTCACCCCCGGGATTTTCCCAGGGATCTTGGGGGGGCCTCCGGGGAGGATCTTTGTGACACCTCTTGTCCAGGATTTGCCGTTCCTTCCTGCATCTCCTGGAAGGTGCTGGTGAACTCTCCAATGAAGTCATGTTTCCCACTTGAGTCATAGTCATACACCAGGAACTGCGAAGGCAGGGGGCAGTCAGGGTCAGGGAGGCTCAGCAATGgttcctggggcaggggcaggggctcagggaggtggGGGCTAACAGTTCCTAGGTCCCGAAAGAGGAACTCAACCTGCTCAGAGAGGCCACCTGCTGAGACTGTGTTCTTTGGCTCGATCTGGCAGGGACTTTGGCTTCTGATAAAAGGTACACATGTAGGGACATTGAACTGTGACCATTTCTTTGCCCCACAGTGGGAAGATCTTATCTCATGGGGGGGACTTGCTACACTCAGGGGGAAGGCCCCAGATACAGGCTGGTTAGGCTGCCCTTGCTTGGGGAGATCTTCACCTTGAGAGGCCGGTGGATGTCACAGCTGCATAGGGAGTGCAGGGACAGGCGGAATGGCTCCCAGCTGGGGTTCAGGTTGTTCTTCACCACCTTGGAGAGGCACCAGAGAGCCAGTCACCTCCCCTCTAGGTTTCCCTactctgctcttcctcctttctttcccagacCCCCAGGCACAAACCTCAGTCCTCCAGACCAGCTGCTCACTCTGGTCCTCATTGGTCTTATAGATCTCCATGAAAGGGTCAGACTTGCTGAACAGATCCTGGGGACATGGGGGGAAAGGCCCATGAG from Phyllostomus discolor isolate MPI-MPIP mPhyDis1 chromosome 1, mPhyDis1.pri.v3, whole genome shotgun sequence encodes:
- the CPNE6 gene encoding copine-6, translated to MSNPEMEWVPEPSAMTLGASRVELRVSCHGLLDRDTLAKPHPCVLLKLYSEEQWVEVERTEVLRSCSSPVFSRVLALEYFFEEKQPLQFHVFDAEDGATSPSNDTFLGSTECTLGQIVSQTKVTKPLLLKNGKPAGRSTITIVAEEVSGTNDYVQLTFRAHKLDNKDLFSKSDPFMEIYKTNEDQSEQLVWRTEVVKNNLNPSWEPFRLSLHSLCSCDIHRPLKFLVYDYDSSGKHDFIGEFTSTFQEMQEGTANPGQERQWDCINPKYRDKKRNYKSSGTIVLAQCTVEKVHTFLDYIMGGCQISFTVAIDFTASNGDPRSSQSLHCLSPRQPNHYLQALRAVGGICQDYDSDKRFPAFGFGARIPPNFEVSHDFAINFEPENPECEEISGVIAAYRRCLPQIQLYGPTNVAPIINRVAGPAQREQSTGQATKYSVLLVLTDGVVSDMAETRTAIVRASRLPMSIIIVGVGNADFTDMRLLDGDDGPLRCPRGVPAARDIVQFVPFRDFKDAAPSALAKCVLAEVPRQVVEYYASQGISPGVPRPCTPATTPSPSP
- the NRL gene encoding neural retina-specific leucine zipper protein, which translates into the protein MALPPSPLAMEYVNDFDLMKFEVKREPSEGPCGPLTASLGSTPYSSVPPSPTFSEPGMVGATEGSRPGLEELYWMATLQQQLGAGEALGLSPEEAVELLQSQSPAPVEGPHSYYPGSPEETGGQHIQLAERFSDAALVSMSVRELNRQLRGCGRDEALRLKQRRRTLKNRGYAQACRSKRLQQRRGLEAERARLAAQLDALRAEVARLARERDLYKARCDRLSSSGPGSGDHSHFFI